From the genome of Varibaculum prostatecancerukia, one region includes:
- the smpB gene encoding SsrA-binding protein SmpB, whose translation MSKKDKSRGTQGKSNAGVQMIARNKKALHDFFIEDTYEAGLVLTGTEVKSLRMGRASLRESWVEIDRGEAWLQHAHIPMYINGTWSNHAPLRKRKLLLHRREIDKLAADSAAKGYTIMPLELYFSGGRVKVKIALARGKQEWDKRQTLREQQDKREAQRAMKNWNRRSPLS comes from the coding sequence ATGAGTAAGAAAGATAAGAGTCGCGGCACCCAAGGTAAAAGTAATGCCGGGGTGCAGATGATTGCGCGCAATAAAAAGGCGCTGCATGACTTTTTTATCGAAGATACCTATGAGGCCGGGTTGGTGCTTACCGGCACCGAAGTTAAGTCTTTGCGCATGGGCAGGGCTTCTTTAAGAGAGTCCTGGGTAGAGATTGATCGCGGGGAAGCCTGGCTGCAGCACGCCCACATCCCCATGTACATTAACGGTACCTGGTCGAACCATGCCCCGCTACGTAAACGTAAGCTGTTGCTGCACCGTCGGGAAATCGACAAACTCGCAGCTGATTCCGCGGCGAAAGGCTACACCATCATGCCTTTAGAACTGTATTTTTCCGGTGGGCGGGTAAAAGTAAAAATTGCGCTTGCCCGCGGCAAACAAGAGTGGGATAAGCGCCAGACCCTACGTGAGCAGCAAGATAAACGCGAAGCTCAAAGGGCGATGAAAAATTGGAATCGGCGCTCGCCCCTTAGCTAG
- a CDS encoding WhiB family transcriptional regulator, translating into MDWRSRAACLEEDPELFFPIGNTGPAIAQAERAKMVCARCEVESICLAWALDNNQDAGVWGGKNEDERRSMRRRKARARRTF; encoded by the coding sequence ATGGATTGGCGTTCACGCGCTGCCTGCCTAGAAGAAGACCCCGAGCTCTTCTTCCCAATCGGAAACACCGGTCCGGCTATTGCCCAAGCTGAGCGCGCAAAAATGGTGTGCGCCCGCTGCGAGGTAGAGTCGATTTGCCTGGCGTGGGCCCTCGACAACAACCAGGACGCCGGAGTGTGGGGCGGTAAAAACGAAGATGAGCGTCGCAGCATGCGCCGCCGGAAGGCTCGTGCCCGCCGCACCTTCTAA
- a CDS encoding FtsK/SpoIIIE domain-containing protein, translated as MSLESVRQALAAPCHLQVERGPAAGLVLPLKGSYCSIGRQQLADREVSRDHLLFISRNGRLRVRDLGSRNGSFRGKTATVFSRLRFEQEIGTSSRIRAGNTVLKVSPRPHRLTVPSPHPRSGVSSWRQWLFLPMLIFLPISLASLLRIPRIWGLILIVALAAGAVGIWLYRRPRPVTPAQLLLVASQPKRSAASLAATEPASREVAAWISPHKVVRALPGDKLCFTGIYARERALWWAAQLAWQESSRYHLDLQLHPTDLTVDSDHLVDDADKAKDQNLKEDLFVSGSSQDFSASESNQQSPRVIVVSPSKKPQANGNDICITWADTPGEAAVWANRIVQVPSHRRATRHADLPSLAWCHLLADSGKTSRQAQLADEVTFEQLWPKFMEAGNPLVSIAANWKQSQSLRAPVARDAHGISYLDLIKDGPHALLAGTTGAGKSAALTTWLLSMALSHPPSKLQYVLVDYKGGDAFSKLQALPHVLGILTDLEPALTRRAILSLNAEIKYREQHKNLPHPRIVVVVDEFRVLATDHPDLLDSLIRLATLGRSLGIHLILATQRPAGIVDGQIKSNMALRICLRVLEAADSCDVVGDGRCAELPAIPGRAWIKSALDASGKLVQFAWIPQVSQAERIAKWCRAAWKPTCLPHFPWAPPLPARIGLSQLPAGAGKVVLGLGDYPRRQKTAPLTLPLPFSVHLVGSVGSGRTSLALMLALQLANSAREVHVICRSARQFFGPSFQAHHEKTWPGTIARSPQVSFEVLKRASSGRLSGTLIIDDCEDWLDALERAYGPLSGSDLLAGLCRQSEALGISLLIVSGPAGASSRIFQGLKTQVVGGIRDSIQAAQAGFSPQALEQISGAGVFVFSPGGKATPFRAAEAPAPCPEKFVKLPNLRLRALPSCFSLPPPLKSGKLASIFAQGLTGAIGLEESDLQRDWLVIGESGTGKTNAVQLLNAFMPQHQVLEDLSSHDSRWSQLTADPELSFDISMPDVASNLEPGRDSTESSMVLASVSPQVLQTTFSGPLAELRQRAILIVLGSASQCRPFLKGVDYQALPDQVGLIPGRGMLVKDGKGLAIQMAIFAKPC; from the coding sequence GTGAGTTTGGAATCGGTGCGGCAAGCCCTGGCAGCTCCCTGCCATTTGCAGGTCGAGCGCGGCCCTGCTGCCGGCTTGGTGCTGCCCCTGAAAGGTAGCTATTGCAGTATCGGTCGCCAACAACTTGCCGATCGAGAGGTGTCGCGCGATCATCTACTTTTTATCTCCAGGAACGGCCGACTGCGGGTTAGGGATCTGGGTTCTCGCAATGGCAGTTTCCGCGGCAAAACCGCCACGGTCTTTTCTCGGCTGCGATTTGAACAAGAAATCGGTACTTCCTCACGTATTAGAGCAGGTAACACTGTTCTAAAGGTTTCACCCCGGCCTCACCGCCTAACCGTGCCCTCCCCGCATCCAAGATCGGGAGTTTCCTCTTGGAGACAGTGGCTGTTCTTGCCAATGCTGATTTTCTTACCTATTTCTCTTGCTTCGCTGCTGCGGATTCCCCGGATTTGGGGACTGATTTTGATAGTAGCCTTAGCTGCCGGTGCTGTGGGTATCTGGCTGTATCGCCGCCCCCGCCCGGTGACTCCTGCACAACTATTACTGGTAGCCAGCCAGCCAAAACGTTCCGCTGCATCCCTAGCAGCCACCGAACCCGCATCCCGGGAGGTTGCAGCCTGGATTAGCCCCCATAAAGTAGTGCGCGCCCTCCCGGGAGATAAACTTTGCTTTACCGGTATCTATGCCCGCGAGCGTGCCCTATGGTGGGCGGCACAACTGGCGTGGCAGGAGAGCTCCCGCTATCACCTAGATTTGCAGCTGCATCCGACCGATTTAACCGTCGACAGCGACCATCTTGTTGATGATGCCGATAAAGCTAAAGATCAGAACCTTAAGGAGGACCTTTTCGTTTCGGGGAGTTCCCAAGACTTTAGTGCTTCGGAAAGCAACCAGCAATCTCCGAGAGTAATCGTGGTTTCCCCCTCGAAAAAACCGCAAGCAAACGGGAACGATATTTGCATCACCTGGGCAGACACCCCCGGCGAGGCGGCGGTGTGGGCGAATCGGATTGTGCAAGTCCCGTCCCATAGGCGCGCTACTCGCCACGCGGATTTACCCTCCTTGGCCTGGTGCCACCTCCTTGCTGACTCCGGAAAAACCTCCAGGCAGGCGCAACTAGCTGATGAAGTTACTTTTGAGCAGCTATGGCCAAAATTCATGGAAGCTGGCAATCCTTTAGTAAGTATTGCTGCGAACTGGAAACAGTCTCAGTCTCTGCGAGCTCCGGTGGCACGGGACGCCCACGGAATCAGCTATCTGGATTTAATCAAGGACGGGCCGCACGCCCTACTGGCAGGAACCACGGGAGCCGGAAAATCGGCGGCGCTGACTACCTGGCTGCTTTCTATGGCGCTATCTCATCCACCCAGCAAACTGCAATATGTGCTGGTGGACTATAAGGGCGGGGATGCTTTTAGCAAATTGCAAGCTCTGCCGCATGTGCTGGGGATTTTAACTGACCTGGAACCGGCGCTCACCAGGCGAGCCATCTTGTCGCTTAACGCCGAGATCAAGTACCGGGAGCAGCACAAAAACCTGCCGCATCCCCGAATTGTAGTGGTGGTGGATGAATTCCGGGTGCTGGCGACCGATCACCCGGATTTGCTTGATTCTTTGATTCGATTGGCAACTTTGGGACGCTCGCTGGGGATTCATCTAATTTTGGCTACTCAACGCCCTGCGGGCATAGTTGATGGACAGATCAAGTCGAATATGGCGCTGCGGATTTGTTTGCGAGTGTTGGAAGCAGCCGATTCTTGCGATGTGGTAGGCGATGGGCGTTGCGCAGAGCTGCCGGCTATTCCTGGCCGTGCCTGGATAAAATCAGCCCTCGACGCCAGCGGAAAACTGGTGCAATTTGCTTGGATTCCGCAGGTAAGTCAGGCAGAACGGATTGCCAAATGGTGTCGAGCGGCTTGGAAGCCTACCTGCCTGCCGCATTTTCCTTGGGCTCCGCCGCTCCCTGCCCGAATCGGGTTATCGCAGTTGCCAGCAGGAGCGGGAAAAGTTGTTTTGGGGTTAGGTGATTATCCGCGTCGCCAGAAAACCGCACCTTTGACCCTGCCGTTACCATTTTCTGTGCACCTAGTAGGTTCAGTGGGGTCTGGTAGAACCTCCTTAGCTTTAATGTTAGCGCTACAGCTGGCCAATAGCGCCCGGGAAGTCCACGTTATTTGCCGTTCTGCCCGCCAGTTTTTCGGCCCTTCTTTTCAGGCTCATCATGAAAAAACCTGGCCAGGGACTATCGCCAGGAGCCCACAAGTGAGCTTCGAGGTGCTAAAACGCGCCAGCAGCGGTCGGTTAAGTGGAACCCTGATTATTGATGACTGTGAAGACTGGCTCGATGCTTTAGAACGCGCCTATGGCCCGCTCTCCGGTAGTGATCTGCTAGCGGGGCTGTGTCGACAAAGTGAAGCTCTAGGGATTTCCCTGCTGATAGTGTCCGGGCCCGCCGGGGCGTCTTCGCGTATTTTCCAGGGGTTAAAAACCCAGGTAGTAGGAGGGATCCGCGATAGTATCCAGGCAGCGCAGGCCGGTTTCAGCCCACAAGCTTTGGAACAGATTAGCGGAGCAGGAGTTTTTGTGTTTTCTCCTGGTGGGAAAGCTACTCCCTTCCGGGCAGCCGAGGCGCCTGCCCCCTGCCCAGAAAAATTTGTGAAGCTTCCTAATCTTCGTCTTCGCGCCCTCCCCTCTTGTTTTTCGCTTCCACCTCCCCTAAAGTCTGGCAAGCTGGCAAGCATTTTTGCCCAGGGGTTAACGGGAGCAATAGGCCTGGAGGAATCCGATTTACAGCGCGATTGGTTAGTTATCGGGGAAAGCGGCACCGGGAAAACCAATGCCGTCCAGTTACTTAACGCCTTTATGCCTCAGCATCAAGTGCTGGAGGACTTAAGCTCCCACGATTCCCGCTGGAGCCAGCTAACTGCGGATCCGGAGCTGTCCTTTGATATATCGATGCCGGATGTAGCTTCCAACCTAGAGCCAGGAAGAGATAGCACAGAATCGTCAATGGTGCTTGCCAGCGTCAGTCCCCAGGTGCTGCAGACAACTTTTTCCGGTCCTCTGGCGGAACTGCGACAGCGAGCGATTTTGATAGTTCTAGGTAGTGCTTCCCAGTGTCGTCCTTTCTTGAAAGGCGTTGATTACCAGGCGCTCCCCGACCAGGTAGGGTTAATTCCCGGACGAGGAATGCTGGTCAAAGATGGTAAAGGTTTAGCCATCCAAATGGCTATTTTTGCTAAACCTTGCTAA
- the ligA gene encoding NAD-dependent DNA ligase LigA: MASEYEEALAQAQKQWEDLVAQINQARVLYYDRDRPTLSDAAYDQLFRQLEELEGRFPQLINPDSPTQTVGGSAQKTFSAVTHLERMASLDDVFDTEEVSSWYQRMAQATGEENPQVSAEVKIDGLAVNLTYRNGNLAIGATRGDGSVGEDVTANIRTIANIPQKLSGKVVPELCEIRGEIYFPLADFHRLNEQRAGWWEDYSEAKKAGELPAWRAQRQKAGLPTKVEPPFVNPRNAAAGSLRQKDARITAARPLALIAHGIGKVQWKEADLTAGFTPPTTQLQWYHQLSEWGLPVSEYTRPLRGLDKIQEFITHIGKIRPEISHEIDGVVLKIEDLKTQGDLGFTARAPRWAVAYKFPPQEVHTKLLDIRVGVGRTGRITPYGVMEKVLVDGSNVERATLHNPFEVRRKGVKIGDTVVLRKAGDVIPEIVCPVVDLRDGSEQDWEMPGHCPSCGSEIRPEKEGDKDLRCPNQRHCPAQIKERLIFLASRGALDIEGLGEQSAAALTMPEAERERVALALTQGAAAAVAGKYVYCSEADPAATEPSEEAKSLLPAPAAPALPLEAGVFDLDAGQLLQVRIWNQKQVTKGDRETLTAQLVAAGKNKKEAAALSRKLLQSGQIWAYAAYFGSGDPQAATLGARGKLLLEELEKAKTQPLWRILVALSIRHLGPQASRALAARFGSLQAIASASENELTSVDDIGAEIASSIKSWFAIDWHQEIVAAWEKAGVVMREEGAASGEQTLSGLNVVVSGRVEGFTRDEAKEAVMRAGGKSASSVSKNTDLLVYGEKAGSKLTKARELGVACLPQEYFSQLIEQGLEATLAQAGQGGGQALETPNSSSSVKISPSGEEEFTESADSLF; this comes from the coding sequence ATGGCGAGCGAATACGAAGAGGCATTGGCACAGGCGCAAAAGCAGTGGGAAGACCTGGTTGCTCAGATTAACCAGGCGCGGGTTCTCTACTATGACCGCGATCGTCCCACGCTTTCTGATGCTGCCTATGACCAGTTGTTTCGCCAGCTAGAAGAACTGGAGGGACGTTTTCCGCAGCTAATAAACCCCGATTCGCCTACTCAAACTGTAGGGGGGAGCGCGCAAAAAACGTTTTCTGCGGTCACTCACCTGGAGCGGATGGCTTCTCTCGATGATGTGTTCGATACTGAAGAGGTCTCTAGCTGGTATCAGCGGATGGCGCAGGCAACCGGGGAAGAAAATCCGCAGGTGAGCGCGGAAGTAAAAATCGATGGTTTGGCGGTCAATCTTACTTACCGGAACGGGAACCTGGCCATCGGAGCCACTCGCGGGGACGGGAGCGTGGGTGAGGACGTGACTGCCAATATCCGCACTATCGCTAACATTCCCCAAAAACTAAGCGGAAAGGTCGTGCCCGAGCTTTGCGAGATCCGGGGGGAAATCTATTTTCCGCTGGCAGATTTTCACCGCTTAAATGAACAGCGAGCTGGCTGGTGGGAGGACTATAGCGAAGCTAAGAAAGCGGGGGAACTGCCTGCTTGGCGCGCGCAGCGACAAAAAGCGGGACTGCCCACCAAGGTGGAGCCCCCTTTCGTTAATCCCCGCAATGCTGCCGCCGGGTCGCTGCGGCAAAAAGATGCCCGGATAACTGCGGCTCGCCCGTTAGCGTTGATTGCCCATGGAATCGGGAAAGTGCAGTGGAAAGAGGCAGATTTAACTGCCGGTTTTACCCCGCCCACCACCCAATTGCAGTGGTATCACCAGCTTTCCGAGTGGGGGCTGCCAGTCAGCGAATATACCCGCCCGCTGCGGGGTTTGGATAAAATCCAGGAGTTTATTACCCATATCGGTAAAATCCGTCCCGAGATTAGCCACGAAATCGATGGGGTAGTGCTAAAGATTGAAGACCTGAAAACTCAGGGGGACCTCGGCTTTACTGCCCGCGCCCCCCGTTGGGCAGTCGCTTACAAGTTCCCGCCCCAAGAAGTCCACACCAAGCTGCTAGATATCCGGGTAGGGGTAGGGCGCACCGGCAGGATAACCCCCTACGGAGTAATGGAAAAAGTACTGGTAGATGGCTCGAATGTGGAGCGGGCAACCCTCCATAATCCCTTCGAGGTACGCCGCAAAGGCGTAAAAATCGGGGATACGGTGGTGCTGCGTAAAGCCGGGGATGTGATCCCCGAAATCGTCTGCCCGGTAGTGGATTTGCGGGACGGCAGCGAACAAGATTGGGAAATGCCGGGGCACTGTCCCTCCTGCGGGAGCGAGATTCGCCCTGAAAAAGAGGGGGACAAGGATCTACGCTGCCCCAATCAGAGACATTGCCCCGCACAGATCAAAGAACGTCTTATTTTCTTAGCTTCGCGCGGCGCCCTCGATATTGAAGGTCTGGGGGAGCAGTCCGCGGCGGCGCTCACTATGCCTGAGGCTGAGCGCGAACGGGTGGCGCTTGCCCTCACCCAAGGTGCAGCAGCAGCGGTAGCGGGCAAATATGTTTATTGTTCCGAAGCGGACCCGGCTGCTACCGAGCCATCGGAAGAGGCCAAGTCGCTGCTACCGGCGCCCGCTGCTCCCGCGCTCCCGCTAGAGGCCGGGGTATTCGATTTAGATGCTGGGCAGCTATTACAGGTAAGAATCTGGAACCAAAAACAGGTGACCAAGGGGGACCGGGAGACGCTTACAGCTCAGCTAGTGGCCGCCGGCAAAAATAAAAAAGAGGCAGCAGCCCTTAGCCGCAAGCTGCTGCAGAGTGGCCAAATCTGGGCTTATGCTGCCTATTTCGGATCTGGAGACCCGCAGGCCGCCACCTTGGGGGCACGCGGAAAACTCTTGTTGGAGGAATTAGAAAAAGCGAAAACCCAGCCGCTGTGGCGGATTTTAGTGGCGCTTTCAATTAGGCATCTCGGTCCGCAAGCCTCCCGGGCATTAGCGGCGCGGTTTGGTTCCCTGCAGGCGATAGCTAGCGCCAGTGAAAATGAGTTAACCAGCGTAGACGATATTGGCGCCGAAATTGCCTCCTCCATAAAGAGCTGGTTCGCGATTGATTGGCATCAAGAAATCGTAGCTGCCTGGGAAAAAGCGGGGGTAGTTATGCGCGAGGAGGGCGCCGCAAGCGGAGAGCAAACCCTTTCCGGGCTAAACGTGGTGGTTTCGGGACGGGTAGAGGGTTTTACCCGGGACGAGGCTAAAGAAGCGGTTATGCGGGCGGGTGGAAAATCGGCGTCCTCGGTATCGAAAAATACTGACCTTTTGGTTTACGGCGAAAAGGCGGGGTCTAAACTGACCAAAGCCCGCGAACTTGGGGTTGCCTGCCTGCCGCAAGAGTATTTTTCGCAGCTTATTGAGCAGGGACTGGAGGCTACGCTTGCCCAAGCCGGGCAAGGAGGCGGGCAAGCTCTGGAAACCCCGAACTCCTCCTCGTCGGTGAAAATCTCACCTTCTGGGGAAGAAGAATTTACGGAGAGTGCTGATAGCCTTTTCTAG
- a CDS encoding phospholipase D-like domain-containing protein, translated as MFRIPKKTIPPLLRGLKIASAVIATLQAITISVIVSIDQLRKLRQTGKPGGYPQVDNEPLRVDRSRLKTYTDGETLYRDMLAAIDGAKERIFFETFIWKSDEIGQQFKEALIRAAKRGAEVYIIWDHFGNLVVSPRFFRFPRLKNLHVLRYSLKHTARDHRKIMVVDSKVGFVGGYNIGSYYLENQWRDTHLRISGPNVWELESAFLDFWNYAQKWHLRLKKVRDPRAKSWNSKIQACVNDPKRLLFPVRGMYVNALDKAQESAYITSAYFVPDRVIQRSLIDAARRGVDVKVLVPAKSNHIIADWISRSYLTDLLDNQVELWLYDNVMIHAKTAVIDGYWSTIGTANIDRLSMTGNHEINMSITSRPLAATMENIFFTDLLNARSISRHEWNQRPFIARIAERLLRPLAFFV; from the coding sequence ATGTTCCGGATCCCGAAGAAAACGATCCCGCCGCTGCTGCGAGGTTTGAAAATCGCAAGTGCGGTGATTGCAACGCTGCAGGCCATTACGATTTCGGTCATCGTGTCGATTGACCAGCTGCGTAAACTGCGGCAAACGGGTAAACCGGGTGGTTATCCTCAGGTTGATAATGAACCGCTACGCGTGGATCGTTCCCGTCTAAAAACCTATACGGATGGGGAAACTCTTTACCGCGATATGCTGGCGGCCATTGATGGCGCTAAAGAGCGGATATTTTTTGAAACTTTTATTTGGAAATCAGACGAAATTGGTCAGCAGTTCAAAGAGGCGCTGATTCGGGCAGCTAAGCGTGGCGCCGAGGTCTACATCATTTGGGATCACTTTGGTAACCTGGTCGTCAGTCCGCGTTTCTTCCGCTTTCCTCGCCTAAAAAACCTGCACGTCCTGCGGTATTCGCTGAAGCACACGGCGCGTGACCACCGTAAAATCATGGTAGTGGACTCCAAGGTGGGATTCGTAGGCGGATATAACATCGGCTCCTATTATCTGGAGAACCAGTGGCGAGATACCCACCTGCGGATCAGTGGCCCTAACGTGTGGGAGCTAGAGAGCGCGTTCCTCGACTTTTGGAACTATGCTCAAAAATGGCATTTACGGCTAAAGAAAGTGCGAGACCCGCGCGCCAAGTCTTGGAATTCAAAAATCCAAGCCTGCGTTAATGACCCGAAACGCCTGCTATTTCCGGTACGCGGAATGTACGTGAACGCCTTGGATAAAGCGCAAGAATCCGCCTATATAACTTCGGCGTATTTCGTTCCCGATCGGGTAATTCAGCGTTCCCTCATCGATGCTGCCCGCCGCGGGGTAGATGTAAAAGTACTGGTACCAGCAAAATCAAACCATATTATTGCGGACTGGATTTCCCGTTCCTATCTGACCGACCTGCTCGATAACCAGGTGGAACTGTGGCTGTACGACAATGTGATGATCCACGCCAAGACCGCAGTTATCGACGGATACTGGTCCACTATTGGCACTGCAAATATCGACCGGCTATCGATGACCGGGAACCACGAAATAAATATGTCAATTACTTCCCGCCCGTTAGCGGCAACTATGGAGAATATTTTCTTTACTGACCTTTTAAATGCCCGCTCGATTAGCCGCCACGAGTGGAATCAGCGTCCCTTTATCGCCCGGATAGCGGAACGACTTTTACGTCCCTTGGCCTTCTTCGTTTAG
- the gatC gene encoding Asp-tRNA(Asn)/Glu-tRNA(Gln) amidotransferase subunit GatC — translation MSTIDRDEVVRVAALARIALTDEEIDQFAGELGQIAAAVATVSEAVGPDTKATSHPIEMSNVLRPDVPGKCLDREELLAGAPLAEDGQFRVPQIIGEE, via the coding sequence ATGTCGACAATTGATAGGGATGAAGTAGTGCGCGTAGCCGCTTTGGCGCGGATCGCACTCACTGATGAAGAAATAGACCAGTTCGCGGGGGAGCTGGGGCAGATTGCGGCGGCGGTTGCCACCGTGTCCGAGGCTGTAGGTCCAGATACCAAAGCCACCTCCCACCCGATTGAAATGAGCAATGTGCTCCGCCCGGATGTGCCAGGAAAATGCCTTGACCGGGAGGAACTATTGGCCGGGGCGCCTTTGGCCGAGGATGGCCAGTTCCGGGTACCGCAAATCATTGGGGAGGAGTAA
- the gatA gene encoding Asp-tRNA(Asn)/Glu-tRNA(Gln) amidotransferase subunit GatA, translated as MEDFLKLSALQLAEKLRGGELTSEQLTQACLDRIEQLNPELNVFVHLDPEGALETARRVDQARKNGEELHPLAGLPIALKDNMVTRGQETTCSSKILAGWKPPYDATVVVKIKDAGLPIIGKTNMDEFAMGSSTEHSAFGPTHNPWDPSRIPGGSGGGSAAAVASFMVPLALGSDTGGSIRQPGSVTGTVGAKPTYGAVSRYGLVAMASSLDQIGPVTRTVADAAALQELVGGHDPFDSTSLDEPVPALLEAVKEYQGKTDLSGLRLGVVKQAGGDGYEEDVTRAFNDTVAALKERGATVTEIDMPSFKDALAAYYLIMPAEVSSNMARFDGIRFGIRVEPTSGPVTAETVMAATREAGFGAEVKRRIILGTHVLSAGYFDAYYGSAQKVRTLVQEDYAKAFSQVDALVLPTSPTVAFKLGEKIGDPLTMYNCDIATIPANLAGIPAISVPIGLDHQGLPIGFQVMAPQRADALMYQVAQAAVDACGTDVPAACPVK; from the coding sequence GTGGAAGACTTTTTGAAACTTTCAGCGCTGCAGCTAGCAGAAAAGCTGCGTGGCGGAGAACTAACCTCCGAGCAGCTAACCCAGGCTTGCCTGGATCGGATTGAACAGTTAAACCCGGAGCTAAACGTATTTGTGCATCTAGATCCGGAGGGCGCCCTAGAAACTGCCCGCCGCGTGGATCAGGCTCGTAAGAACGGGGAAGAACTCCATCCCCTGGCAGGGCTGCCGATTGCCTTGAAAGACAATATGGTTACTCGCGGCCAGGAAACTACTTGTTCCTCGAAGATTTTGGCTGGTTGGAAGCCTCCCTATGATGCCACGGTAGTTGTAAAAATCAAGGATGCGGGGCTGCCGATTATCGGCAAAACCAATATGGACGAGTTCGCGATGGGATCTTCCACCGAACATTCTGCCTTCGGCCCCACCCACAACCCTTGGGATCCATCTCGGATTCCCGGTGGCTCCGGGGGCGGCTCAGCTGCGGCAGTCGCCTCCTTCATGGTTCCTTTAGCCTTAGGTTCCGACACCGGCGGCTCAATTCGCCAGCCCGGTTCGGTCACCGGCACCGTAGGCGCCAAACCCACCTATGGGGCGGTTTCCCGTTACGGTCTGGTAGCCATGGCCTCCTCCCTAGACCAGATTGGTCCGGTGACCCGTACGGTTGCGGATGCCGCCGCGCTACAAGAACTTGTGGGCGGGCATGACCCCTTTGACTCCACCTCTTTGGATGAGCCGGTTCCGGCTTTGCTAGAGGCGGTTAAGGAATACCAAGGTAAAACTGATCTATCCGGGCTGCGCCTAGGGGTAGTTAAACAAGCCGGTGGAGACGGCTACGAAGAGGACGTGACCCGCGCCTTTAACGACACGGTTGCGGCTTTGAAAGAGCGGGGAGCTACGGTTACTGAAATCGATATGCCTTCCTTTAAAGATGCCCTCGCCGCCTACTATTTGATTATGCCGGCGGAAGTTTCTTCTAATATGGCACGCTTTGACGGTATTCGTTTCGGAATCCGGGTGGAGCCGACCTCGGGGCCGGTGACTGCGGAAACCGTAATGGCTGCTACCCGGGAAGCCGGGTTCGGGGCGGAAGTGAAACGCCGGATTATTTTGGGTACTCACGTATTGTCTGCCGGATACTTTGACGCCTATTACGGCAGCGCCCAAAAGGTACGCACTTTGGTGCAAGAAGACTATGCCAAGGCGTTCTCGCAGGTAGATGCGTTGGTGCTGCCCACTTCGCCCACCGTAGCCTTCAAACTGGGGGAGAAGATTGGTGACCCCCTGACCATGTATAACTGCGATATTGCCACTATTCCTGCGAACCTAGCGGGGATCCCGGCGATTAGCGTGCCCATCGGGCTGGATCATCAGGGATTGCCGATTGGATTCCAGGTGATGGCACCCCAGCGCGCCGACGCCCTGATGTATCAGGTAGCCCAAGCTGCAGTTGATGCCTGCGGCACCGACGTTCCGGCTGCTTGCCCGGTGAAGTAG